From one Macaca nemestrina isolate mMacNem1 chromosome 5, mMacNem.hap1, whole genome shotgun sequence genomic stretch:
- the LOC105465683 gene encoding interleukin-20 receptor subunit alpha isoform X1 — protein MRAPSSPALRPLLPPLLLLLLAAPWGLAVPCVSGGLPKPANITFLSINMKNVLQWNPPECLQGVKVTYTVQYFIYGQKKWLNKSECRNINRTYCDLSAETSDYEHQYYAKVKAIWGTNCSKWAESGRFYPFLETQIGPPEVALTTDEKSISVVLTAPEKWKRNPEDLPVSMQQIYSNLKYNVSVSNTKSNRTWSQCVTNHTLVLTWLEPNTLYCIHVESFVPGPPRRAQPSEKQCARTLKDQSSEFKAKIIFWYVLPVSVTVFLFSVMGYSIYRYIHVGKEKHPANLILIYGNEFDKRFFVPAEKIVINFITLNISDDSKISHQDMSLLGKSSDVSSLNDPQPSGNLKPPQEEEEVKHLGYASHLMEIVCDSEENAEGTSLTQQASLSRTIPPDKTVIEYEYDVRTTDICAGPEEQELRLQEEVSTQGTLWESQAALALLGPQTLQYSYTPQLQDLDPLTREHTDSEEGPEEEPSTTLVDWDPQTGRLCIPSLSSFDQDSEGCEPSEGDGLGEEGLLSRLYEEPAPDRPPGENETYLMQFMEEWGLYVQMEN, from the exons TTCCCTGTGTCTCTGGTGGTTTGCCTAAACCTGCAAACATCACCTTCTTATCCATCAACATGAAGAATGTCCTACAATGGAATCCACCAGAGTGTCTTCAAGGAGTTAAAGTTACTTACACTGTCCAGTATTTCAT ATATGGGCAAAAGAAATGGCTGAATAAATCAGAATGCAGAAATATCAATAGAACCTACTGTGATCTTTCTGCTGAAACTTCTGACTACGAACACCAGTATTATGCCAAAGTTAAGGCCATTTGGGGAACAAACTGTTCCAAATGGGCTGAAAGTGGACGGTTCTATCCTTTTTTAGAAA CACAAATTGGCCCACCAGAGGTGGCACTGACTACAGATGAGAAGtccatttctgttgttctaaCAGCTCCAGAGAAGTGGAAGAGAAATCCAGAAGACCTTCCTGTTTCCATGCAACAAATATACTCCAATCTGAAGTATAACGTGTCTGTGTCGAATACTAAATCAAATAGAACG TGGTCCCAGTGTGTGACCAACCACACACTGGTGCTCACCTGGCTGGAGCCAAACACTCTTTACTGCATCCACGTGGAGTCCTTCGTCCCAGGTCCCCCTCGCCGtgctcagccttctgagaagcaGTGTGCCAGGACTTTGAAAg atcaATCATCAGAGTTCAAAGCTAAAATCATCTTCTGGTATGTTCTGCCCGTATCCgttactgtgtttcttttttctgtgatgGGCTATTCCATCTATCGATATATCCACGTCGGCAAAGAGAAACACCCAGCAAATTTG ATTTTGATTTATGGAAATGAATTTGACAAAAGATTCTTTGTGCCTGCTGAAAAAATCGTGATTAACTTTATCACCCTCAATATCTCGgatgattctaaaatttctcATCAGGATATGAGTTTACTGGGAAAAAGCAGTGATGTATCCAGCCTTAATGATCCTCAGCCCAGCGGGAACCTGAAGCCCcctcaggaggaagaggaggtgaaACATTTAGGGTATGCCTCGCATTTGATGGAAATTGTTTGTGATTCTGAAGAAAACGCAGAAGGTACTTCCCTCACCCAGCAAGCGTCCCTCAGCAGAACAATACCGCCAGATAAAACAGTCATTGAATATGAATATGATGTCAGAACCACTGACATTTGTGCAGGGCCTGAAGAGCAGGAGCTCAGGTTGCAGGAGGAGGTGTCCACACAAGGAACATTATGGGAGTCACAGGCAGCGTTGGCACTCTTGGGCCCGCAAACGTTACAGTACTCATACACCCCTCAGCTCCAAGACTTAGACCCCCTAACGCGGGAGCACACAGACTCAGAGGAGGGGCCAGAGGAAGAGCCGTCGACGACCCTGGTCGACTGGGACCCCCAAACTGGCAGGCTGTGTATTCCTTCGCTGTCCAGCTTCGACCAGGACTCAGAGGGCTGCGAGCCTTCTGAGGGGGATGGACTCGGGGAGGAGGGTCTTCTGTCTAGGCTCTATGAGGAGCCGGCTCCAGACCGGCCACCAGGAGAAAATGAAACCTATCTCATGCAATTCATGGAGGAATGGGGGTTATATGTGCAGATGGAAAACTGA
- the LOC105465683 gene encoding interleukin-20 receptor subunit alpha isoform X4 — protein MSYNGIHQSVFKELKLLTLSSISSQIGPPEVALTTDEKSISVVLTAPEKWKRNPEDLPVSMQQIYSNLKYNVSVSNTKSNRTWSQCVTNHTLVLTWLEPNTLYCIHVESFVPGPPRRAQPSEKQCARTLKDQSSEFKAKIIFWYVLPVSVTVFLFSVMGYSIYRYIHVGKEKHPANLILIYGNEFDKRFFVPAEKIVINFITLNISDDSKISHQDMSLLGKSSDVSSLNDPQPSGNLKPPQEEEEVKHLGYASHLMEIVCDSEENAEGTSLTQQASLSRTIPPDKTVIEYEYDVRTTDICAGPEEQELRLQEEVSTQGTLWESQAALALLGPQTLQYSYTPQLQDLDPLTREHTDSEEGPEEEPSTTLVDWDPQTGRLCIPSLSSFDQDSEGCEPSEGDGLGEEGLLSRLYEEPAPDRPPGENETYLMQFMEEWGLYVQMEN, from the exons ATGTCCTACAATGGAATCCACCAGAGTGTCTTCAAGGAGTTAAAGTTACTTACACTGTCCAGTATTTCAT CACAAATTGGCCCACCAGAGGTGGCACTGACTACAGATGAGAAGtccatttctgttgttctaaCAGCTCCAGAGAAGTGGAAGAGAAATCCAGAAGACCTTCCTGTTTCCATGCAACAAATATACTCCAATCTGAAGTATAACGTGTCTGTGTCGAATACTAAATCAAATAGAACG TGGTCCCAGTGTGTGACCAACCACACACTGGTGCTCACCTGGCTGGAGCCAAACACTCTTTACTGCATCCACGTGGAGTCCTTCGTCCCAGGTCCCCCTCGCCGtgctcagccttctgagaagcaGTGTGCCAGGACTTTGAAAg atcaATCATCAGAGTTCAAAGCTAAAATCATCTTCTGGTATGTTCTGCCCGTATCCgttactgtgtttcttttttctgtgatgGGCTATTCCATCTATCGATATATCCACGTCGGCAAAGAGAAACACCCAGCAAATTTG ATTTTGATTTATGGAAATGAATTTGACAAAAGATTCTTTGTGCCTGCTGAAAAAATCGTGATTAACTTTATCACCCTCAATATCTCGgatgattctaaaatttctcATCAGGATATGAGTTTACTGGGAAAAAGCAGTGATGTATCCAGCCTTAATGATCCTCAGCCCAGCGGGAACCTGAAGCCCcctcaggaggaagaggaggtgaaACATTTAGGGTATGCCTCGCATTTGATGGAAATTGTTTGTGATTCTGAAGAAAACGCAGAAGGTACTTCCCTCACCCAGCAAGCGTCCCTCAGCAGAACAATACCGCCAGATAAAACAGTCATTGAATATGAATATGATGTCAGAACCACTGACATTTGTGCAGGGCCTGAAGAGCAGGAGCTCAGGTTGCAGGAGGAGGTGTCCACACAAGGAACATTATGGGAGTCACAGGCAGCGTTGGCACTCTTGGGCCCGCAAACGTTACAGTACTCATACACCCCTCAGCTCCAAGACTTAGACCCCCTAACGCGGGAGCACACAGACTCAGAGGAGGGGCCAGAGGAAGAGCCGTCGACGACCCTGGTCGACTGGGACCCCCAAACTGGCAGGCTGTGTATTCCTTCGCTGTCCAGCTTCGACCAGGACTCAGAGGGCTGCGAGCCTTCTGAGGGGGATGGACTCGGGGAGGAGGGTCTTCTGTCTAGGCTCTATGAGGAGCCGGCTCCAGACCGGCCACCAGGAGAAAATGAAACCTATCTCATGCAATTCATGGAGGAATGGGGGTTATATGTGCAGATGGAAAACTGA
- the LOC105465683 gene encoding interleukin-20 receptor subunit alpha isoform X5, with product MSYNGIHQSVFKELKLLTLSSISSPEKWKRNPEDLPVSMQQIYSNLKYNVSVSNTKSNRTWSQCVTNHTLVLTWLEPNTLYCIHVESFVPGPPRRAQPSEKQCARTLKDQSSEFKAKIIFWYVLPVSVTVFLFSVMGYSIYRYIHVGKEKHPANLILIYGNEFDKRFFVPAEKIVINFITLNISDDSKISHQDMSLLGKSSDVSSLNDPQPSGNLKPPQEEEEVKHLGYASHLMEIVCDSEENAEGTSLTQQASLSRTIPPDKTVIEYEYDVRTTDICAGPEEQELRLQEEVSTQGTLWESQAALALLGPQTLQYSYTPQLQDLDPLTREHTDSEEGPEEEPSTTLVDWDPQTGRLCIPSLSSFDQDSEGCEPSEGDGLGEEGLLSRLYEEPAPDRPPGENETYLMQFMEEWGLYVQMEN from the exons ATGTCCTACAATGGAATCCACCAGAGTGTCTTCAAGGAGTTAAAGTTACTTACACTGTCCAGTATTTCAT CTCCAGAGAAGTGGAAGAGAAATCCAGAAGACCTTCCTGTTTCCATGCAACAAATATACTCCAATCTGAAGTATAACGTGTCTGTGTCGAATACTAAATCAAATAGAACG TGGTCCCAGTGTGTGACCAACCACACACTGGTGCTCACCTGGCTGGAGCCAAACACTCTTTACTGCATCCACGTGGAGTCCTTCGTCCCAGGTCCCCCTCGCCGtgctcagccttctgagaagcaGTGTGCCAGGACTTTGAAAg atcaATCATCAGAGTTCAAAGCTAAAATCATCTTCTGGTATGTTCTGCCCGTATCCgttactgtgtttcttttttctgtgatgGGCTATTCCATCTATCGATATATCCACGTCGGCAAAGAGAAACACCCAGCAAATTTG ATTTTGATTTATGGAAATGAATTTGACAAAAGATTCTTTGTGCCTGCTGAAAAAATCGTGATTAACTTTATCACCCTCAATATCTCGgatgattctaaaatttctcATCAGGATATGAGTTTACTGGGAAAAAGCAGTGATGTATCCAGCCTTAATGATCCTCAGCCCAGCGGGAACCTGAAGCCCcctcaggaggaagaggaggtgaaACATTTAGGGTATGCCTCGCATTTGATGGAAATTGTTTGTGATTCTGAAGAAAACGCAGAAGGTACTTCCCTCACCCAGCAAGCGTCCCTCAGCAGAACAATACCGCCAGATAAAACAGTCATTGAATATGAATATGATGTCAGAACCACTGACATTTGTGCAGGGCCTGAAGAGCAGGAGCTCAGGTTGCAGGAGGAGGTGTCCACACAAGGAACATTATGGGAGTCACAGGCAGCGTTGGCACTCTTGGGCCCGCAAACGTTACAGTACTCATACACCCCTCAGCTCCAAGACTTAGACCCCCTAACGCGGGAGCACACAGACTCAGAGGAGGGGCCAGAGGAAGAGCCGTCGACGACCCTGGTCGACTGGGACCCCCAAACTGGCAGGCTGTGTATTCCTTCGCTGTCCAGCTTCGACCAGGACTCAGAGGGCTGCGAGCCTTCTGAGGGGGATGGACTCGGGGAGGAGGGTCTTCTGTCTAGGCTCTATGAGGAGCCGGCTCCAGACCGGCCACCAGGAGAAAATGAAACCTATCTCATGCAATTCATGGAGGAATGGGGGTTATATGTGCAGATGGAAAACTGA
- the LOC105465683 gene encoding interleukin-20 receptor subunit alpha isoform X2: MRAPSSPALRPLLPPLLLLLLAAPWGLAVPCVSGGLPKPANITFLSINMKNVLQWNPPECLQGVKVTYTVQYFIYGQKKWLNKSECRNINRTYCDLSAETSDYEHQYYAKVKAIWGTNCSKWAESGRFYPFLETPEKWKRNPEDLPVSMQQIYSNLKYNVSVSNTKSNRTWSQCVTNHTLVLTWLEPNTLYCIHVESFVPGPPRRAQPSEKQCARTLKDQSSEFKAKIIFWYVLPVSVTVFLFSVMGYSIYRYIHVGKEKHPANLILIYGNEFDKRFFVPAEKIVINFITLNISDDSKISHQDMSLLGKSSDVSSLNDPQPSGNLKPPQEEEEVKHLGYASHLMEIVCDSEENAEGTSLTQQASLSRTIPPDKTVIEYEYDVRTTDICAGPEEQELRLQEEVSTQGTLWESQAALALLGPQTLQYSYTPQLQDLDPLTREHTDSEEGPEEEPSTTLVDWDPQTGRLCIPSLSSFDQDSEGCEPSEGDGLGEEGLLSRLYEEPAPDRPPGENETYLMQFMEEWGLYVQMEN; encoded by the exons TTCCCTGTGTCTCTGGTGGTTTGCCTAAACCTGCAAACATCACCTTCTTATCCATCAACATGAAGAATGTCCTACAATGGAATCCACCAGAGTGTCTTCAAGGAGTTAAAGTTACTTACACTGTCCAGTATTTCAT ATATGGGCAAAAGAAATGGCTGAATAAATCAGAATGCAGAAATATCAATAGAACCTACTGTGATCTTTCTGCTGAAACTTCTGACTACGAACACCAGTATTATGCCAAAGTTAAGGCCATTTGGGGAACAAACTGTTCCAAATGGGCTGAAAGTGGACGGTTCTATCCTTTTTTAGAAA CTCCAGAGAAGTGGAAGAGAAATCCAGAAGACCTTCCTGTTTCCATGCAACAAATATACTCCAATCTGAAGTATAACGTGTCTGTGTCGAATACTAAATCAAATAGAACG TGGTCCCAGTGTGTGACCAACCACACACTGGTGCTCACCTGGCTGGAGCCAAACACTCTTTACTGCATCCACGTGGAGTCCTTCGTCCCAGGTCCCCCTCGCCGtgctcagccttctgagaagcaGTGTGCCAGGACTTTGAAAg atcaATCATCAGAGTTCAAAGCTAAAATCATCTTCTGGTATGTTCTGCCCGTATCCgttactgtgtttcttttttctgtgatgGGCTATTCCATCTATCGATATATCCACGTCGGCAAAGAGAAACACCCAGCAAATTTG ATTTTGATTTATGGAAATGAATTTGACAAAAGATTCTTTGTGCCTGCTGAAAAAATCGTGATTAACTTTATCACCCTCAATATCTCGgatgattctaaaatttctcATCAGGATATGAGTTTACTGGGAAAAAGCAGTGATGTATCCAGCCTTAATGATCCTCAGCCCAGCGGGAACCTGAAGCCCcctcaggaggaagaggaggtgaaACATTTAGGGTATGCCTCGCATTTGATGGAAATTGTTTGTGATTCTGAAGAAAACGCAGAAGGTACTTCCCTCACCCAGCAAGCGTCCCTCAGCAGAACAATACCGCCAGATAAAACAGTCATTGAATATGAATATGATGTCAGAACCACTGACATTTGTGCAGGGCCTGAAGAGCAGGAGCTCAGGTTGCAGGAGGAGGTGTCCACACAAGGAACATTATGGGAGTCACAGGCAGCGTTGGCACTCTTGGGCCCGCAAACGTTACAGTACTCATACACCCCTCAGCTCCAAGACTTAGACCCCCTAACGCGGGAGCACACAGACTCAGAGGAGGGGCCAGAGGAAGAGCCGTCGACGACCCTGGTCGACTGGGACCCCCAAACTGGCAGGCTGTGTATTCCTTCGCTGTCCAGCTTCGACCAGGACTCAGAGGGCTGCGAGCCTTCTGAGGGGGATGGACTCGGGGAGGAGGGTCTTCTGTCTAGGCTCTATGAGGAGCCGGCTCCAGACCGGCCACCAGGAGAAAATGAAACCTATCTCATGCAATTCATGGAGGAATGGGGGTTATATGTGCAGATGGAAAACTGA
- the LOC105465683 gene encoding interleukin-20 receptor subunit alpha isoform X3: protein MKNVLQWNPPECLQGVKVTYTVQYFIYGQKKWLNKSECRNINRTYCDLSAETSDYEHQYYAKVKAIWGTNCSKWAESGRFYPFLETQIGPPEVALTTDEKSISVVLTAPEKWKRNPEDLPVSMQQIYSNLKYNVSVSNTKSNRTWSQCVTNHTLVLTWLEPNTLYCIHVESFVPGPPRRAQPSEKQCARTLKDQSSEFKAKIIFWYVLPVSVTVFLFSVMGYSIYRYIHVGKEKHPANLILIYGNEFDKRFFVPAEKIVINFITLNISDDSKISHQDMSLLGKSSDVSSLNDPQPSGNLKPPQEEEEVKHLGYASHLMEIVCDSEENAEGTSLTQQASLSRTIPPDKTVIEYEYDVRTTDICAGPEEQELRLQEEVSTQGTLWESQAALALLGPQTLQYSYTPQLQDLDPLTREHTDSEEGPEEEPSTTLVDWDPQTGRLCIPSLSSFDQDSEGCEPSEGDGLGEEGLLSRLYEEPAPDRPPGENETYLMQFMEEWGLYVQMEN from the exons ATGAAGAATGTCCTACAATGGAATCCACCAGAGTGTCTTCAAGGAGTTAAAGTTACTTACACTGTCCAGTATTTCAT ATATGGGCAAAAGAAATGGCTGAATAAATCAGAATGCAGAAATATCAATAGAACCTACTGTGATCTTTCTGCTGAAACTTCTGACTACGAACACCAGTATTATGCCAAAGTTAAGGCCATTTGGGGAACAAACTGTTCCAAATGGGCTGAAAGTGGACGGTTCTATCCTTTTTTAGAAA CACAAATTGGCCCACCAGAGGTGGCACTGACTACAGATGAGAAGtccatttctgttgttctaaCAGCTCCAGAGAAGTGGAAGAGAAATCCAGAAGACCTTCCTGTTTCCATGCAACAAATATACTCCAATCTGAAGTATAACGTGTCTGTGTCGAATACTAAATCAAATAGAACG TGGTCCCAGTGTGTGACCAACCACACACTGGTGCTCACCTGGCTGGAGCCAAACACTCTTTACTGCATCCACGTGGAGTCCTTCGTCCCAGGTCCCCCTCGCCGtgctcagccttctgagaagcaGTGTGCCAGGACTTTGAAAg atcaATCATCAGAGTTCAAAGCTAAAATCATCTTCTGGTATGTTCTGCCCGTATCCgttactgtgtttcttttttctgtgatgGGCTATTCCATCTATCGATATATCCACGTCGGCAAAGAGAAACACCCAGCAAATTTG ATTTTGATTTATGGAAATGAATTTGACAAAAGATTCTTTGTGCCTGCTGAAAAAATCGTGATTAACTTTATCACCCTCAATATCTCGgatgattctaaaatttctcATCAGGATATGAGTTTACTGGGAAAAAGCAGTGATGTATCCAGCCTTAATGATCCTCAGCCCAGCGGGAACCTGAAGCCCcctcaggaggaagaggaggtgaaACATTTAGGGTATGCCTCGCATTTGATGGAAATTGTTTGTGATTCTGAAGAAAACGCAGAAGGTACTTCCCTCACCCAGCAAGCGTCCCTCAGCAGAACAATACCGCCAGATAAAACAGTCATTGAATATGAATATGATGTCAGAACCACTGACATTTGTGCAGGGCCTGAAGAGCAGGAGCTCAGGTTGCAGGAGGAGGTGTCCACACAAGGAACATTATGGGAGTCACAGGCAGCGTTGGCACTCTTGGGCCCGCAAACGTTACAGTACTCATACACCCCTCAGCTCCAAGACTTAGACCCCCTAACGCGGGAGCACACAGACTCAGAGGAGGGGCCAGAGGAAGAGCCGTCGACGACCCTGGTCGACTGGGACCCCCAAACTGGCAGGCTGTGTATTCCTTCGCTGTCCAGCTTCGACCAGGACTCAGAGGGCTGCGAGCCTTCTGAGGGGGATGGACTCGGGGAGGAGGGTCTTCTGTCTAGGCTCTATGAGGAGCCGGCTCCAGACCGGCCACCAGGAGAAAATGAAACCTATCTCATGCAATTCATGGAGGAATGGGGGTTATATGTGCAGATGGAAAACTGA